Below is a genomic region from Argopecten irradians isolate NY chromosome 14, Ai_NY, whole genome shotgun sequence.
TGTAGATGTATAGGAGTAGTAGCCGTCTACAGGAACCTTAAAGTAGCCATTGTTGTAGGTGATTCCCTGGTGGATGTAATGACCTTGTGGTGGCCTCCACAGTACCAGATGACCTTTACCTGAAACACACAATATCATATAAGGATAAgaacatatatacagatatatacaggTCGTTTCATTTCCATACGTAAATATATTAAGGCTCTCAAATTCCCGTGCGTGCTTTTTATGGTAGATTAGAAATATCCATGGTTATATTCTAAATTTTGAGTCTTCTCAACCCTACATGTACGACCGTCACTGCTCCAGAAAGTAAATCAAACCCTTAAAacgaatatttgttttagaccGTTATTCAGTCATGCTCAAATAAATTTGCTTAGAACAGTCATTCAGGGATTCAGCTAAGAATCATGAATGGTGTGAAAGTTTTAGAATATTTGAAGCTGTAGAAGTGTCAAATCGGATAGCACTGAAGTGGCAGCATACACCATCATAAATCACATGTATCACAACATTGTGTGCCACATTCCAAAACAAATTATCTGTTATAGAGTTATTTTCACAATTAACCACAATGCCACACGTAAAAGGCAAACCATAAAACAGTGACacttaatatgaaatatatagatACAATATTGATTCAGATTGGGGCTAAATTTAGGCCATTCTGCTGGTATTCTTCCCAAACGTCCCAAAGTTTTTGAAAATCCTTAAATCGTTCCAATAGAGATTGTCCTAACAAATTGTGTAAAAAACCCAAAATGTCCTTAAGATTCTGAAACAATCAGAAACActaataattacatataatattagACAGATGGCGGGAGATagaaactgtacatgtatatatacgtaCCATTTTGTGCATACTCCTCATCTACAACCATCCGGATGGCCACCAAGGGGTCATTGGGGTCAATCGAGGGGGTCACCTTGGTTACGACCTGTAAtagaaatcaataaataatgtACCCATTtaagattatcattattataaacaaacttttttgGTCCCCTTCATCGGGCCTCGGTCACCAGTCGCGGATCGATAGTTATATTCTGAGTAATGGAAAACCCGGATATACATTTCGTAAAATAGGTCATATACACGTATTTTCATAAAGCCAAGCACGTTTGCTGTAAGGCCAAATCAAGTTAGCCTGGAAAATGTCGCGTTCACAGATGATTTTGTCTGTGGTACATATGGACGAGATGTGCGACACTTGACATTAGTTAACTTATATATTAgtgaaacatatatacattgtacatttaacgcatacctacattgtatacataaaaACACACCTTTCCAAAATTAATAATGTACCTATTTCCTCTCAAAAACATATTGATTACATGCCACAAGTACAACTTCCCCAAAAGTAAACCATGTATATGGTACGTTTCAATGTAGATGCCGATCAAGTAGTAAGCTTCTAAAGCTAAGCGTTAAGATAACCATACTTCGACACTAGATAAAGGGACAGTTGGCGGTGCGCCAATCCCTACCGTTACTACTAGAACGTTAGAGAGGGAGTGGGCGATTTATGAATGGAATTCCACGACACCGTGCGGTAAAAACCACCCGATAGTAAAAACACAGACTTCTCAACCTATCACTTCTCGACCACATCTAAAAAGGGATATTAGACGAGTCAACGAACCCATTTAGGGACCATCCCCCCCCCGTTAACTCATGCTTGTTTGACCCTTGATAAAGGTAATATACTAGTTTGCTTCATACTGTATGCTTCTTATTATGTTGAGGTCAATTTATAGTTCTACAGCTGATTTTTAAGTCCAAAGAACAATTTGACCCCGTCTGTACAATCCGGACACCTGTGGTCAATCAGGTGTCCTAAATCCTGGTCCAATAGTCGGACACGTATATTTATTTACACTACTGGTCACGGTGTTccctatgtatacatgtagtttataagACGATACCGGTATATACAGCATCGCCCCTGATAACGACTGTGAATAACGacacatgttttatttatcGAATTCCACACCGTGGGAGGGGGCCCACACGGGTTCAAACAGTTAATTCGAAAGATCATAGGAATTTCACGTTTTAATTATGTATAGTGATAATAAAGATTAGTCCAACGTGAATTAACAAATCAGACTTGTTTCACGGCTACCCTGGTAACTAACCTAGTAGGCGTTTACTTTGACATCTTATATGATAACACCGGGTATCATCAGCTTGTAATCGaaatactttatatttataattttttatacCTCCTAACTGGGTCAAAATTTGACCTACATTGTAGTTTCTGATAGATCACTATGCCAGCAGAAATGTGTCAGTTTTGGTCTATATTGTTCCTCTGTCTGGCAGTGTGTATTGgtattatacatgtttctgttTCTATAACAAACCGTCAAGTTGACAATGCTTAGTGCTGAGAAACTCGTTATAACTCACGCAAGGCATGTACTGCATACCTCATATATCTACAATACAAACTCACAACAGTTTCAGCTGTAAATTTTCGCCTAAAACCATTAGGACGAGttcagtatttattttattgtgtcTATGTTATGACTGTTGTTATGTAGAGCTAGAAGCAGCCTACAAAAATTATGCTAAAGGTCGATTGTATATTAGAATTTGGTAATTCATATATATTACTCGTGGTATTTAGCTGGATTCCTATccaattttgttcatttatGGTACGGAAACATCCTAAAAGACATGCCACcttttaacaataatttaaaCAATTTCACTTCGCAAAGTTTTCTGAACAGCTTAATATTAATTTGACGAGCTCTATCTGATTTttgatggaaacatacctgagGTTTTGGTGTTGTACCAGTTTCGACATGGGGACGATTTGTCGAAGTATCATCCGAATTTTTATCGTCTCTAGAATCCAAATACTTTGCTAAGTAAATCGCTCcaaatattacagaaaataataataacgtTCCTACCACAATAGCTATTGCTATTCTACATTTAGTCCAATAACAATTTATCCTTCTTTTCTTCTGTCTTTCCTGATCACACGATCCATCTGTGGAATctaaaaattgtttttgttccTGTAAACTATTATCACGATTTTCTTGTTCAATGTCCATCACATGGTATACACTTCCTTTCAAACCCTTGGAATGATCGTCACAACTGTCATAGCCACTGGACTGAGGGATGCTGACAGTTAATGCAGATTCTTTCCTCAGCCTCTCTAGTCTATTTTTCTCCGCTGTACCAATACTATTGTCAGTAAGATCCCCAGTATTCATAGGCTCGTCCAACTCATCGATTCGGACCGGTTTATGGAAACTGTCTTGGAATGATGAAGGAAATGAGAATCCGTGTGGACCAATGGCACCGTTGGTGGGCCAGCTAGGGGTCGGCATTGTTGTGGATTAATGTCTAACTTCTCGTGTACTGTAAGAAACACTCagatacaggtaaatttacaaataacacatgttGAACACATGCCCCTCGTCAGTAATGGTGTGGATGGTTTCcgtacaatttgtaaatatcttcttattaaaacattatggaaagttgttTCAGCTTTGTAACGAAAATTATACAGTGGtttcaatattatttattagcagattcactcagcaaATTTTACTTTGAACATGATAATTAACTCTGAAAAACcaattatataagtacatttgcctagtacaagaatatacgtacatgtattacaatttcatatatattttaaacacctccgatttttcatttcatttgcataaacaaccaaacgataaaatttcgttataaaatgacacttaatcTCTAAACAATAAACAGGCCAACTCTAatacttattgtttttgatattttccaaaataatttatgatttgCTTCCGATActtgtcaaatttttgaaattgatatttatatattgatgtgagtctctatacaatgtattttcaaaGAGAACTAATATCTTGATGTGGTCAAGATACAATTAACCTACATACAGACAAGAGATGTATAGATGGGTTGGAcatagaaatatttttctcCGAAAACCAGCTCATCACGCAGTGTTCAGATCGAAACCACAAGTGTTGAGATATGGTAATAACAGACATTAAACCCTCATCTATTAAAACCACCCAGATGTCCAGTGCTTAATAGCGAGGTGTCCTAGAGGTGGAGCCGTTATATACGAACAGAACAGAAAACATcgttacataatatatgtatcaaaatttgaaattttaatgaaaaatctGTGTTTCACTTGTTCAATTTTTTGCTAAAACACTTGACATGACAtctacattacatttatataaaaaacataagaaacattgATCGCCTAccattgatatattttggtaaGATAAATTTGCCTTGACAGTCGGCCATTAGACCGTATCTAATACTACGTGTGATATATTAGAAAATCGCCAGAAATCGCCAGAAATACATACACATTTCTAAAAGGCACTACAAAAAACTTGTAGCGAGGAAGCCGAAATTAATGTACTATTCCTCTGCGTTTTTCAAATATGATATCTGCTGGACTTGTATAACCAGGAAATCCAgtcaatgtatattatattgtagGTATACCTGTTAGCATGTTAGTGTATTTCCTGTATTAGTTGTTACTATGTATGTGTCATGGCATGAAGAGACATAATTACCTCAGTAATATGGTattattaaataaaagaaaGGAAATAATTCACAATAAACCAATCAAGTTAATTATACGTGATTGTTCCTTTTGGGGATTTTTTGTATAATGTATCACGAAACACGTTTAAATAGATTTACCATTTTTTGGTCTTTTTATTACGACACTATTTCCCTTTTTATAGCatacatatttgtaaaaaaaaaaaaaaaaaaaaataccgatAATACAGAGTATGTCTTAAAAATTTTTATCAAAGAATTAATCCAAATAATGTAAAACTTAGACGTGAACAAAAACTATGTGCAGAATGCAGTATGGTGCACCATCAACAAAATACAATGTTGGTTGATTTCGACtatgtcgcactgtcgcattggCGATccccaatctctcccagggtgcattACGGTCCCCACAATTTCACCTCTGTAAACGGCCAAGCGAAATTTCAAGATTCTTGAAAAACGTATTTCGGACGCATACTAAATtctttaatacatattgtaagtttCCTTTTGTATCTTTTCCTGTAAACGACTGTCAGTTCTGACATAATATGATTCAATCATTCAATAGTAAACCAAACAATAATGGATTCTTTTGCGGATACACTGGATTTACTTGTAAGTAAATAGTCACGATTTGCATACGACTTCCGCCGTTTCAAAAACAATCGCTTTGACGTCATATATAAAGGGGCGCAATTAATGTATTAATTAAACAATCGTCCTGACGTAATATTCTGTGACCCGAGGTCAACAGATGGCCAGCCGTGAGCCGTTGACAGAGGTGAATGTTGGTACCGCAATGACCTCTGGGAGAGATTGTGGCGACCCCGTCAgagcgacagtgcgacaatgtGCCAAGCGAAAAGCGTCAGTGCGGAGTGATGAGTGCATTGTCAACTCTTCGCATTGTTGCATAACGAATTGTTTCTCTTCGCTTGGCGCATTGTCGTACTGCCGTATGACGTTCTTCACTTGGCGCATTGTCGCACTTCGCTGGCACATTGTCGCAGTGCCTCATGAAAAATTGTAACTCTTCGCATGGCGAATTGGCACTTTTCGTTAGGTGCTCTGTTGTATGGCGCATTGTCGCACTGTCCCTTTTCGATTGGCGCATCGTCGCACTGCCGTACAACAAATTGTCGCAAcacgcatggcgcattgtcgctCTTCGTTTGGCGCCCTATCGCATGACGCAATGTCGCACTGTCGCTTTTCGCTTGGCATAATGTCGCACTGCCTCGTGAAAAATTGTCACTCTTCGCATGGCGCATTTTAGCTCTTCGTCTGGCGCACtctcgcatggcgcattgtcgcatTGTCGCATAGCACATTATCACCGTCGCAGAGCCACTATAAAATACAGCTCGATAAACCATTAAATAGGGACCTAACCAAAGCATGTATGGACTCAAAAATTAGTTCCAGTATTACGAACGTTTTCTGAGTTTGTCTAGATTGAAATACCTCTACATTTTATGTGTATatccatcagagttacttcccttcgtgtTAGTCCTTCAAATGGCAGAACGTGAGGTTCCTATGATTAGGTGTAATAAATCCATTAAGCGTGGAAATATAATCCTATTCCTAGCAGCCTAGGGGAGCTATCAAAATGACGTTATACGATAGCAATCAGATGTATCGCGTGATGTTATTTGAATAACGagcaaaaacaaacacaaaaaatgcAGACACTGTATTTTTGTTGAAGTTCTATTATAcaagttttacgtcctattaacagccagggtcatgtaaggacgtgccaggtttgttggtggaggaaagccggagtacccggagaaaaaccaccggccagcggtcagtacctggcaactgccccacatgggattcgaacccgcatcccagaggtggagggcttgtggtaatatgtcgggacatcttaaccactcggccaccgcggccccccaTATTTTTGTTGAAGTTctattatacaaacatacatttGAATCacatgatatgtattttttaacaaaactaGAAAGGTTTTAggtgtttataaatatttatcacatcAATAATTACCCCCCTCTTTGAGAATTTAAATGTCAGCTCGTCATTACGTCATGATTGTGACCTTCAATATGAACTTCCGCTGTGTCATCTATTTCGAAATGCTGGGAAGAAAAGTAAGAAAAATCATAACAATAACATTCAAAATGACGATCGGTGTTTCACGACTGGAAGTGAAATTAACACTCCTGTACTAGAACACTTCTCACATTTCAGTTTCGGAAAGGTTTTATTATGAAGTGTTCAGCTGAGAAATGTGCACAGTTCAATGGATCTCAATGAGTGGGTGTTTACTGACGTAACCTCGCGCCACATTCTGTGTGCCACGGGTAACGTTATAGACCCTCAActctatatttcttatttaacgCCCAATAACATTCAGTGTCATTAAAAGGCGAAACATGTTGAGAATGTGGAACAGAGCTGGAGTACGGTAGAAA
It encodes:
- the LOC138308315 gene encoding uncharacterized protein is translated as MPTPSWPTNGAIGPHGFSFPSSFQDSFHKPVRIDELDEPMNTGDLTDNSIGTAEKNRLERLRKESALTVSIPQSSGYDSCDDHSKGLKGSVYHVMDIEQENRDNSLQEQKQFLDSTDGSCDQERQKKRRINCYWTKCRIAIAIVVGTLLLFSVIFGAIYLAKYLDSRDDKNSDDTSTNRPHVETGTTPKPQVVTKVTPSIDPNDPLVAIRMVVDEEYAQNGKGHLVLWRPPQGHYIHQGITYNNGYFKVPVDGYYSYTSTLKFDTRTANLDTDREIHFHHCVSIKNTQKRSCSTNGVPVGAIRSDSVHDSWVHLRAGQEVYVTISKVGYISDTSDSNTFTMSLTSTQKDTR